One genomic window of Cupriavidus oxalaticus includes the following:
- a CDS encoding acyl-CoA dehydrogenase family protein — MIRDAARMQALLADLRQFVLNTCIPLEADIDRDDVIPEPVVDAMRQLGLFGHSIPEAYGGAGLTSEELTLVNIEVSQAATVFRARFGGNTGIASESLVVDGTEAQKTRYLPRLASGELTGCFALTEPEAGSDATSLLTSARREGDHYVLNGSKCFITNAPIADLFTVFARTDSDTPGAHGISAFLVERGTPGISTGEPERKMGQHGSPVGDVYLRDCRVPATAIVGGQPGVGFKTAMKALNKQRINLAGLCIGPAIRLVDEMVRYASQRRQFGKPIADYQLVQQMVADSNTDIHAARALVLETARRRDNGEDVTMEASMCKLFASEMCGRVADRAVQIFGGSGYMARTVAERFYRDVRLFRLYEGTTQIHQLNIAKRTMQAREGVLDRAG; from the coding sequence ATGATCCGTGACGCCGCCCGCATGCAAGCCTTGCTTGCCGACCTCCGCCAGTTCGTCCTCAATACCTGCATTCCGCTAGAAGCCGACATCGACCGCGACGACGTCATCCCTGAACCAGTGGTCGACGCCATGCGACAACTCGGATTGTTCGGACACAGCATCCCCGAGGCCTATGGCGGCGCGGGGCTGACGTCCGAAGAACTGACGCTCGTCAACATCGAAGTTTCGCAGGCCGCGACCGTCTTCCGCGCGCGCTTCGGCGGCAACACCGGCATCGCCTCCGAGTCGCTGGTCGTCGACGGCACCGAAGCGCAGAAGACGCGCTACCTGCCGCGGCTTGCATCGGGCGAGCTGACCGGCTGCTTCGCGCTGACCGAGCCCGAAGCCGGATCCGACGCCACCTCGCTGCTGACATCGGCCCGGCGCGAGGGCGACCATTACGTGCTGAACGGCAGCAAATGCTTCATCACCAACGCACCGATCGCCGACCTGTTCACCGTCTTCGCGCGCACCGACTCCGATACCCCTGGCGCGCACGGCATCAGCGCCTTCCTGGTCGAACGCGGCACGCCCGGCATCAGCACCGGCGAACCGGAACGCAAGATGGGCCAGCACGGCTCCCCGGTGGGCGACGTCTACCTGCGGGACTGTCGCGTGCCCGCCACCGCCATCGTCGGCGGCCAGCCTGGCGTCGGCTTCAAGACGGCGATGAAGGCGCTCAACAAGCAGCGCATCAACCTGGCCGGCCTGTGCATCGGCCCTGCCATCCGCCTGGTGGACGAGATGGTGCGCTACGCGAGCCAGCGGCGCCAGTTCGGCAAGCCGATCGCCGATTACCAGCTGGTGCAGCAAATGGTTGCCGACAGCAACACCGACATCCACGCCGCGCGCGCGCTGGTACTGGAAACCGCCCGCCGCCGCGACAACGGCGAGGACGTGACTATGGAGGCATCGATGTGCAAGCTGTTCGCCTCTGAAATGTGCGGACGCGTGGCGGATCGTGCGGTGCAGATCTTTGGCGGCAGCGGGTATATGGCGCGTACGGTGGCGGAGCGGTTTTATCGCGATGTGCGGTTGTTCCGGTTGTATGAGGGGACCACGCAGATTCACCAGTTGAATATTGCAAAGCGGACGATGCAGGCGCGGGAAGGAGTGCTGGATCGGGCAGGGTAA
- a CDS encoding GNAT family N-acetyltransferase, translating to MSAPTIHSARLALIPFSGADADEVWPCITPTLARYMEWEPAPSLAAFRDVWQAWLPAMDDGSDFIFTIRRTSDGQFLGLAGLHHADTPAPEFGIWIREDAHGHGYGMEAVLAVKDWAMAALQPPRFIYPVAEENWASRRIPEAMGGVVVDSQPAPKYVRLIYEVPAR from the coding sequence ATGTCCGCACCAACGATCCATTCGGCACGCCTCGCCCTGATCCCCTTCTCCGGCGCCGATGCCGACGAAGTATGGCCTTGCATCACGCCAACCCTGGCACGCTACATGGAATGGGAACCTGCCCCATCCCTGGCGGCATTCCGTGACGTCTGGCAAGCCTGGCTGCCGGCCATGGACGACGGATCGGATTTTATCTTTACCATCCGCCGCACGAGTGACGGCCAATTCCTGGGACTGGCCGGGCTGCATCATGCCGATACGCCCGCGCCGGAATTCGGCATCTGGATCCGGGAAGACGCCCACGGCCACGGCTATGGAATGGAGGCCGTGCTGGCGGTGAAAGACTGGGCGATGGCTGCCTTGCAGCCGCCGCGGTTCATCTATCCGGTGGCGGAAGAGAATTGGGCAAGCCGGCGGATTCCGGAGGCGATGGGCGGCGTGGTAGTGGACAGCCAGCCTGCGCCGAAATATGTGCGGCTGATTTATGAAGTGCCAGCGCGGTGA
- a CDS encoding enoyl-CoA hydratase/isomerase family protein codes for MNAAQPPGGGQSGASQREGGAGSDGQVRLTVQGQVATLTFDRPAARNAMTWAMYEQLATHCRALAADGSEGVRVVVLRGEGGEAFVAGTDIAQFRQFSNGDDGVAYEARIDEGIRLVEQLPMPTVAVIEGWAVGGGLAIATACDFRVATPKARFGVPIAKTLGNTLSAMNLAKLRAAWGLQPVRRMLLLAQILDADAALACGFLEGVYAAESLESEVAALCSRLAALAPVTQTVVKEALRRQTVEAVADTDDLVRLCYGSEDFREGVEAFVGRRPPEWKGR; via the coding sequence ATGAACGCCGCGCAGCCGCCGGGAGGCGGTCAATCCGGGGCGAGCCAGCGTGAAGGCGGTGCTGGCAGCGACGGGCAAGTCCGGCTCACGGTGCAGGGGCAGGTCGCGACGCTGACCTTCGACCGCCCGGCCGCGCGCAACGCGATGACGTGGGCGATGTACGAGCAACTCGCCACGCACTGCCGCGCGCTCGCGGCGGATGGCAGCGAGGGCGTGCGCGTGGTGGTGCTGCGCGGGGAGGGCGGGGAGGCCTTTGTCGCGGGCACTGATATCGCGCAGTTCCGGCAATTCTCGAATGGCGATGACGGGGTGGCCTACGAAGCGCGCATCGACGAGGGCATCCGCCTGGTCGAACAGCTGCCGATGCCGACCGTTGCCGTGATCGAGGGCTGGGCGGTGGGCGGCGGGCTTGCCATCGCGACCGCCTGTGATTTCCGCGTGGCGACGCCCAAGGCCCGCTTCGGCGTGCCGATCGCCAAGACCCTCGGCAACACACTGTCGGCGATGAATCTTGCCAAGCTGCGTGCGGCGTGGGGCTTGCAGCCGGTGCGGCGCATGCTGCTGCTGGCGCAGATCCTGGATGCCGATGCGGCGTTGGCGTGCGGATTCCTGGAAGGCGTCTATGCTGCCGAGTCGCTGGAGAGCGAGGTCGCTGCGCTATGCAGCCGGCTTGCCGCGCTGGCGCCTGTTACGCAGACGGTCGTCAAGGAGGCCTTGCGGCGGCAGACCGTGGAGGCGGTGGCCGATACCGATGATCTCGTGCGCCTGTGCTACGGAAGCGAAGACTTCCGCGAAGGGGTGGAGGCGTTTGTAGGCCGGCGGCCGCCGGAGTGGAAGGGGCGTTAA
- a CDS encoding CaiB/BaiF CoA transferase family protein has product MTDFTDSGAQAPATKLPLSGVRVLDVSQVMAGPYACMLLADLGADVIKVEPPEGGDQTRGAMGFKMKGPDSMGFLNMNRNKRSVTLDLKTESGREVLYRMAESADILVENYRPGVMKRLGIDYETLSKINPKLVYCSISGFGQSGPWAGRPGFDLMAQAMSGVMSVTGYPGGAPVKAGVPVADIGCALFATYGMLSAYIGAKETGKGQYVDASLFDSALAFSVWDTCEYWGTGREPEPLGTANRMSAPYQAMKAADGYFVMGATNQKLWQLLCNTLERQDLLADERFATVALRLANRQALITALEESFARQGADYWIEQLLEVGIPAGPILTYPQAFDSEHGRHRQMRIEIDHPIEGKVPNIGFAVKMGGTPQQVRRPPPLLGQHTEEILAELGLSKDEQQSLAAAGAFGA; this is encoded by the coding sequence ATGACTGATTTCACCGATTCCGGCGCGCAAGCGCCTGCCACCAAACTGCCGCTGTCCGGCGTGCGCGTGCTCGACGTCAGCCAGGTCATGGCCGGGCCCTACGCGTGCATGCTGCTGGCCGACCTCGGCGCCGACGTCATCAAGGTCGAACCGCCAGAAGGCGGTGACCAGACGCGCGGGGCGATGGGGTTCAAGATGAAGGGCCCGGACAGCATGGGCTTCCTCAACATGAACCGCAACAAGCGCAGTGTCACGCTGGACCTGAAGACCGAGTCGGGCCGGGAGGTGCTCTATCGCATGGCGGAATCGGCCGACATCCTGGTGGAGAACTACCGCCCCGGCGTGATGAAGCGCCTGGGGATCGACTACGAGACGCTCAGCAAGATCAATCCGAAGCTGGTCTACTGCAGCATCTCGGGCTTCGGCCAGAGCGGGCCGTGGGCCGGCCGGCCGGGCTTCGACCTGATGGCGCAGGCGATGTCGGGCGTGATGAGCGTCACCGGCTACCCGGGCGGCGCGCCGGTGAAGGCGGGCGTGCCGGTGGCCGATATCGGCTGCGCGCTGTTCGCGACCTACGGCATGCTGTCGGCCTATATCGGCGCCAAGGAGACGGGGAAGGGGCAGTATGTCGACGCGTCGCTGTTCGACTCGGCGCTGGCGTTCTCGGTGTGGGACACCTGCGAGTACTGGGGCACGGGCCGCGAGCCCGAGCCGCTTGGCACGGCCAACCGCATGAGCGCGCCCTACCAGGCGATGAAGGCCGCCGACGGCTACTTTGTGATGGGGGCTACCAACCAGAAGCTGTGGCAGCTTCTGTGCAACACGCTCGAGCGGCAGGACCTGCTGGCGGATGAGCGCTTTGCCACCGTGGCGCTGCGGCTGGCCAACCGGCAGGCACTGATCACGGCACTGGAAGAGAGCTTCGCCAGGCAGGGCGCCGACTACTGGATCGAACAGCTGCTGGAAGTCGGCATCCCTGCCGGGCCGATCCTGACCTACCCGCAAGCTTTCGACAGCGAGCATGGCCGTCACCGCCAGATGCGTATCGAGATCGATCACCCGATCGAGGGCAAGGTGCCCAATATCGGCTTCGCGGTGAAGATGGGCGGCACGCCGCAGCAGGTACGCCGGCCGCCGCCGCTGCTGGGCCAGCATACGGAAGAAATCCTGGCCGAGCTGGGGCTGTCGAAGGACGAACAGCAGTCGTTGGCCGCGGCCGGCGCGTTCGGCGCATGA
- a CDS encoding Bug family tripartite tricarboxylate transporter substrate binding protein: MQRRQFILAAAAGLAMPGLARAAADVQGPVRIVVGFAPGGGTDVLARVIGQKLGVMWNTSVLVENKPGATGAIAAAYVAKQPPDGTTLLMAHVNSHAIAPALLDVKYDPRADFTPISMVGVTPNMLTCRPEQKVRTVSDIVALCRQKPGKISFGSSGIGSAQHLALEMFRMQARIDVVHVPYKGSGPLVADLMGGQIDYAFDTMTAATPFIQQGKVIAIAQTRLKRAASHPNVPTLAESGFPGLDAASWYGLVGPKGMPPALVQRMNADVNRVLAMPDVAERLKSFGAEDSGGTNQQFSAFIASESTKWAKVVKDAGVKAES, from the coding sequence ATGCAGCGCAGACAATTCATCCTGGCCGCAGCGGCCGGACTGGCGATGCCCGGCCTGGCGCGCGCCGCCGCTGACGTACAAGGGCCGGTGCGCATCGTAGTGGGGTTTGCCCCCGGTGGCGGCACGGATGTGCTGGCGCGCGTGATCGGGCAGAAGCTCGGGGTCATGTGGAATACCAGCGTGCTGGTGGAGAACAAGCCCGGCGCGACCGGCGCGATCGCCGCCGCCTATGTGGCCAAGCAGCCGCCGGATGGCACCACGCTGCTGATGGCCCACGTCAACAGCCATGCGATCGCCCCGGCGCTGCTGGACGTCAAGTACGACCCCCGCGCTGATTTCACCCCGATTTCGATGGTGGGCGTCACGCCCAATATGCTGACCTGCCGTCCGGAACAGAAGGTGCGCACCGTTTCGGACATCGTGGCGCTGTGCCGGCAGAAGCCCGGAAAGATCTCCTTCGGTTCGTCCGGCATCGGTTCGGCGCAGCATCTGGCGCTGGAGATGTTCCGGATGCAGGCCAGGATCGACGTGGTGCACGTCCCGTACAAGGGCTCGGGCCCGCTGGTGGCGGACCTGATGGGCGGCCAGATCGACTATGCGTTCGACACGATGACCGCCGCCACGCCCTTTATCCAGCAAGGCAAGGTGATCGCGATCGCGCAGACCCGGCTCAAGCGCGCGGCCAGCCATCCCAATGTGCCGACGCTGGCGGAGTCGGGCTTCCCCGGCCTGGACGCTGCGTCGTGGTACGGCCTGGTGGGGCCGAAGGGCATGCCGCCGGCGCTGGTGCAGCGCATGAACGCGGACGTCAACCGCGTGCTGGCGATGCCCGATGTGGCCGAGCGCCTCAAGAGCTTTGGCGCCGAGGACTCCGGCGGCACGAACCAGCAGTTCAGCGCCTTCATCGCGTCCGAGTCTACCAAGTGGGCCAAGGTCGTGAAGGACGCCGGCGTGAAGGCCGAGAGCTGA
- a CDS encoding LysR family transcriptional regulator: MTSSASSRLPRLHFDLTTVQLFIAVADLGSITRGAERLHLAPAAASRRILELEAQLGVSLFERLPHGMACTEAGRALLAHARGITHTVQRMQDDAASFVGGDLGVVRVAAPKSAVIQFLPFDIQRCATDCPGVRIDLQEMNSLEVQQSLRRGTVDIGIYEGSLGVVDLPTALYRTDKLVLVVARGHALAKRKQVTSEDVLDCDLIVLGESSAISIGLERLAEEAGRVLHMRMRVGGFDSIAALVAQNLGGGVMPEAIAREVAGGSRFVRLPIAEDWARRQFVLCHRPHGALSSAALSVLEVLAQNAKPESPK; encoded by the coding sequence GTGACGTCCTCCGCCTCCTCTCGCCTTCCTCGGCTGCATTTCGACCTGACCACTGTCCAGCTCTTCATTGCCGTCGCCGACCTGGGCAGCATCACCCGCGGCGCCGAACGCCTCCATCTGGCTCCCGCCGCCGCCTCCCGCCGCATCCTCGAACTGGAAGCCCAACTAGGCGTCTCGCTGTTCGAGCGCCTTCCCCATGGGATGGCTTGCACTGAAGCCGGCCGCGCACTGTTAGCCCACGCCCGCGGCATCACCCACACCGTCCAGCGCATGCAGGACGACGCCGCCTCCTTCGTCGGCGGCGACCTGGGCGTGGTACGCGTTGCCGCCCCAAAGTCAGCAGTCATCCAGTTCCTCCCCTTCGACATCCAGCGCTGCGCCACCGACTGCCCCGGCGTCCGCATCGACCTCCAGGAAATGAACAGCCTGGAAGTCCAGCAATCCCTGCGCCGCGGCACCGTGGACATTGGCATCTACGAAGGCAGCCTGGGCGTCGTGGACCTGCCGACCGCGCTCTACCGGACCGACAAGCTGGTGCTGGTGGTGGCGCGCGGCCACGCGCTGGCCAAGCGCAAGCAGGTCACCTCGGAAGACGTGCTCGACTGCGACCTGATCGTCCTCGGCGAAAGCTCGGCCATCTCCATCGGCCTTGAACGTCTGGCCGAGGAAGCCGGCCGCGTGCTCCATATGCGGATGCGCGTCGGCGGCTTCGACAGCATCGCCGCACTGGTGGCCCAGAACCTGGGCGGCGGCGTGATGCCGGAGGCGATTGCGCGCGAGGTGGCAGGCGGTAGCCGCTTCGTGCGTTTGCCGATCGCGGAAGATTGGGCGCGACGCCAGTTCGTGCTCTGCCACCGGCCCCATGGCGCACTTTCCTCCGCCGCGCTCAGCGTCCTGGAAGTGCTTGCGCAAAACGCGAAACCAGAATCCCCAAAATAG
- a CDS encoding PAAR domain-containing protein, with the protein MPDIRYALLDGDKTNANGVLIATGESMFHHGVKVGVEGDYATCLACKAGGPVMNDCYPAFDLRGKQILVSGARVYCKCPTNPIVIHSQTNFTIEVNRMGHYAPPLSSGPSSSVVSASHDTQIIEQYYELVDAETGAGEEGYRYDLFVEGQRISQDTPFGSGATPTVRGGVSMEIVMWLDKAKETRA; encoded by the coding sequence ATGCCTGATATTCGCTATGCTCTGCTAGATGGGGACAAGACCAACGCAAACGGTGTACTCATCGCCACCGGCGAGAGCATGTTCCATCACGGTGTGAAGGTGGGTGTCGAAGGCGACTATGCAACCTGTCTGGCCTGCAAGGCTGGCGGGCCTGTGATGAACGACTGTTACCCTGCCTTTGATCTGCGTGGGAAACAAATATTGGTGAGCGGCGCGCGCGTCTATTGCAAGTGCCCGACCAACCCGATAGTCATCCACTCCCAGACCAATTTCACCATAGAAGTAAACCGGATGGGGCACTATGCGCCGCCACTCTCATCGGGGCCAAGCTCCAGCGTAGTATCGGCAAGTCACGATACGCAAATCATTGAGCAATACTACGAGCTTGTTGATGCCGAGACCGGCGCGGGGGAGGAAGGTTATCGCTATGACCTATTTGTTGAGGGGCAGCGGATTAGCCAGGATACCCCGTTTGGCAGCGGAGCAACCCCGACGGTGCGCGGTGGCGTGTCCATGGAAATCGTCATGTGGCTGGACAAGGCAAAGGAAACACGAGCATGA
- the dapA gene encoding 4-hydroxy-tetrahydrodipicolinate synthase — protein sequence MQEVEYLYRGIWLPLVTPFRNHEVDHVALRRLVAYYRCSGLAGLVVCGSTGEAAALDEAEQLAVLDTVLAEVGELPVMMGLAGNNLRHVLGRLDRIGERPLAGVLAPAPYYIRPSQEGLKGYFRELADRSRAPLVLYDIPYRTGVTLSAETLLSLASHGNIRGIKDCGGNAETTQALIADGRLAVLAGEDHQLLATLCMGGQGAIVASAHIRPDLFSELWRAVDDQRLSVARELFHALMPLIRLMFAEPNPGPVKALLARQGLLSEELRLPMMPASTALAEQLAIVCDALDAVHANAL from the coding sequence ATGCAAGAAGTGGAATATCTCTATCGTGGTATCTGGCTACCCCTGGTCACCCCTTTTCGCAACCATGAGGTTGATCACGTCGCGCTGCGGCGGCTAGTGGCCTATTACCGCTGCAGCGGCCTGGCGGGATTGGTGGTGTGCGGCAGCACCGGCGAAGCCGCCGCGCTCGATGAGGCGGAACAGTTGGCGGTGCTGGATACCGTGCTGGCCGAGGTCGGGGAGTTGCCGGTCATGATGGGCCTGGCTGGCAACAATCTCCGGCATGTGCTTGGCCGTCTGGACAGGATTGGCGAACGTCCGCTGGCGGGGGTGCTGGCGCCTGCACCGTACTACATAAGACCGTCGCAGGAAGGATTGAAGGGGTATTTTCGCGAGCTGGCCGACAGATCTCGGGCACCCTTGGTGCTTTATGACATCCCCTACCGAACCGGTGTGACGCTGAGCGCCGAAACGCTGCTCTCGTTGGCAAGCCACGGCAATATTCGAGGAATCAAGGACTGCGGCGGCAATGCTGAAACCACGCAAGCGTTAATCGCCGATGGCCGCCTGGCAGTTCTCGCGGGAGAGGATCACCAACTGCTTGCCACGCTATGCATGGGCGGGCAGGGCGCGATCGTTGCGTCAGCGCACATTCGGCCTGATCTCTTTTCGGAGCTGTGGCGCGCTGTGGATGACCAGCGCCTGAGCGTTGCCCGCGAGCTTTTCCATGCCCTGATGCCGCTGATTCGGCTGATGTTTGCAGAACCTAACCCTGGACCGGTCAAGGCATTACTGGCCAGGCAAGGCTTGCTGTCTGAGGAACTGCGTTTGCCAATGATGCCGGCTTCAACAGCGCTCGCCGAGCAATTGGCAATTGTTTGTGATGCCTTGGACGCGGTACACGCGAATGCGTTGTAA